The window GAGGTACTGTTGCGTTGTGTAGTGTTGTGTGTGATGGTTTTGAAGCTGTTGATGGCGTTGATTGATGTTAATTGCCAAGGGAAGATTGTAAAGAATTTTcccctttgtttttcttttcttttcttttcttttctattttttcttttttcttttcttcggGGAGATGGTATTATTTTCAGTCTTGCCACTCCGTAGCCTAATATTAATAAAGATTGACCACCCACTTTAACTTAagggtaaaaaaatcaatttttcattattcattttttaagttatttaatttaaaatatattgaatacaCGATTTCATTATTCATGCCTCATAAAATTTGGATCAAGCACcgagaaataaaagaaagaatggaTTATTCAtgcctcataaaaaaaaaatgcatgtctGAGATTTTCACTGTTGGAAAATTTTGTGGCCATGGAAACAGATAACGCTCGTGCCAAAATGAAGTTCCGTGGCCCCAATTCTACTGACCGAGTTCGGGCTTCTTCTTTACTCTGTCATCTGTTGACACGTGTGATTTCAATGGAAACTCGTCCCACGTGTTCAAACTTTAAACTAAGACATAACAGATAGAATCAGAATCatgttttcttatctttttcttaCATAGCGAAAGGTATGCAATCTAGAACCCACGGATTTCTTTTCCATCGGGcccaatattttattgaaataattacaaaaattcttctagttttatgttttttatataattttataaattatatttttcataatataatttatatatatttaataatagttTACATCCtcaataatatatttcatttaaattttttatttgatccaagatataaaatgtaatttataaaagtatataaaaaaactcagattaaattataaaagattttttgtaattatccctattttatttctttttgtgatgtttttttaaaatccggctttcatgtaaatttttgttatttcaaagCGTTGAGCCCTTTCCGGCATTTGGGAGGAAGAGGtaaggaaatatatatatacatttttagAAACATAAGGATTTACATTGAAGATTTTGAAACTATCAAAATGAAGTGGAACATTGTTAgatctattaaatttaaaatatattttactctcAAGAATTCGCTTTTTCAtgggtgaaattaaaataacctaTAATAACGAAAGAGTGGatgaataaattattgaaaatgatGGCCGCCATGGAAATACATGCCCTTCTTTATATATaacttatattattattataaaaaataataattaagaggaATTAGTAAAACACCGTGACAGGTCAAAGATGTTACAGTGaaaccttcttcttttttttatcctttaattttttttattatttattcttttaaaattacgatgaatatttgatttttatgtctaTATACAGAGATCTTATAAtgtcaagaaaatattatattgctcgatttaacaaaataaaatttaattttatcattgtaaaaaaaattagagttttgaAAATCGAATTTAAAGCTTATGTTAGCCTTATGACTAAGATAATAATTTAACTATATGCTTTGATGACAATATAAACattagatataataaaatattattttgatatagtttTAATGTATATCAcataattaatatcataatatatTCTATACTTAATTTTTGGTGATGTTTTCTTCTGCTAGGCTAGCATTGGATTGTCTAATAACCCAAATAGGCTAACATgtgataatttcttttattgttttttttttagtttatctattattgttgttgtttttgtattatttaaattatctctTTAACCAATTACTTgtgacttcaattttttttcttaacttatcACATTtctacaccaaaaaaaaatcaacccaaacaggctagcattaattttttttctaacttcatctttcaacatttgattgatttaaaaaatagactttataattattatttttatttattttctatgagattattagGGTCTCATGACCAAAGTCACGAGTTTTGTTGCTTGGTTaggttgatttatgattttttgttctttttttaattgatttttttttcaatctcatcttttaaaactagattgattgagaattataatttataaattttgttatttgctttatattaaattatttcagTCTTCTGACTCGGGTTTGTCAGGTtgactaaagtttttttttcaatttcatccttaatatttttattatttgcttttagtAGGGTCATCAGGGTCTCATAACCAGGGTAACggatttgacaaattaattcaagttgatCTGAGTCAATATAATAtgctgttatttttatatttttaaaaatatatcatcttgatttttttagttaaactattttttaatcggttattCAGATTGTCTTTAAACTTATTAAGTCGATCAAGTTACATCATATCAATCTCTATATAgttagattatttaaaaaaaaacatattaataattcttgtactttttttatatctaaaaaaaaataattcaacttgcAACATATAGGgcagttttttaaaagttacattttacattttgaaatttgaaggaaGATAATACTTTATATTCTTGATGAGagtttgagtaaaaaatatcaataaaaaaatctatttatccACAAGTCtgccaatattttttaaataataattaaagagcTATTAAAACCGAAAAATAATACAACTATCATTAAGTTACTTTCCCCTTTTCATTGTAGCTCCATCAATAAATTCCTATGTGCTTTTCCATTAAATAAACCTTTCAAGAAACAGCTATAATAGGAGTGACTTATTGTTATAATGGTACTTTATACTAAAAATtctaataacaattattttttaaaatatttttttataatatattaaaatattatatttttttttattttaaaaaaatcatttctgatatcaatatatcaaaacaaaataagagcatttaaattttaaatttaattttaaactaaaaataaataaatttaaatatttttttgaaacacaaattCCCAAACTAACTCTAAATCCATGCCTGATTCAATATCTCCCTCCTTGCAAAAGGCATTGACTAGAATAAATGCTGAGAGGCtagttataatatttaaaaaattaattgtaatggaaaaaaaaggataaaaattaaagtatagaattatcatgataatttttctttaaaaatagtTAGATGTCATGTCACAATAATGCCAATCAAGCACTTAATAATTTCGGtaggatataattaaataatctaaGCTCATTGTTGATAATTGAAATATTTGTGATATGTTTTCTTCCCTGTGTCGTTTCATAAAAGATTTAAACCTTTCTTTATCCTAAAAACCTCAGCTGCAGCGTTTTGTGATTTCACTTTCAGCATCTTCTAATTTATATACGACAAATAAGAAGAGTTCCTCGCGAGGAGGACCGGTACAGGATACAGTTATAAAGAGAaatcctaacaaaaaaaaaaaaaacccttcaatttATTGTGAGAAATTGAGCTAAAttacaaggttttttttcaaCAAGGACCAAGCTGGATGCTTCGAGGAATATCAAGgactaaattatagaaaaaaaccaCATTATACAAATTTGGAAAAAGGTTTCTGTGAACTTTACATATCacgagacaaaaaaaatattttcagatgtattttattgtttggaaaaaaaatatttttatcataaaatttatattcttatttaagTATTATTCCTGTTTAGTctgcctttttgttttttacaagtaTTATTCCAGTTGTCCATCGAGTGTTTTTATGTACAATCCCACTTATGCTTTTTCACTAACTTTttctattgtatttttttaattacttttctaagtttttctattttatcatttaattaattaaaaattaaattttataatttttttatataaggtgATTCTAGTCTAACATACCAGATTataagtttaaaaagttaataataattgatatttttttttacttattttcttattaactttgtgattttttattctaacatACCAGATTataagtttaaaaagttaataatattgacatttttttttcacttattttcttattaactttgtgattttttattttttattttttattttttattaaattatcatgatttcataACTTGGATTACaattttaacaagttaacctaaATTGACTCACCCTTTATTTGTGAACTTAAAGGTTTGTTATGCTATCTTGGATTAAACTGAGCtggtttttttcatcttttcttttatttaatttcatcctttcatGTTTCATGGGATGAAAATTAAGCAATGttgtttgttttcctttacaaaaatatttttttcatgtatttgtcattaattttttttaatttgatccatttgTTATCATTAcctgtttttttatcatcaaattaaaataaaaatacaaactgatTTCACCAAGTTTGGTCAATGACTCGAGTTACatgacctttttctttttttaaaatgtatttgcaTTAcctaaacatcattttttatgcaaaaaaaacattgtgatgTAGCGCAGGTACATAGCTAGTTGgatctatttaaaatttttttttcctttagagCATTGAATGTAGGTCTGACTATAAGGTTGTgccataaaagtatgataattaaatagattaatttaaaaaaccaaagaaaaaaaaccaataggaagaaaaaaactaatgaaaaaaaagaaaaaaaaattgaattaattgggttaacccgtcaagtcTAGGAtccgcgtcatgaaagtttgataattaaatagaaaaaaaattgacgggtttacccagaattaattgggttaacccgtcaaaccaagttaacctgtcaagtccgggatacgtgtcatgaaaatctaataatgaaatagaaagaaatttaacattaacaaattaaaccaaacaaaaaaaattaattaaaaagaaaaataattttgggttaactcatcaaatcaggttaacccatcaaacccgggatccgtatcatgaaagtctgataactaaattaaaaaaatttaacattaacaaactaaattaaaaaaaaaatcattagaagaaaaataacaaaaaaaagacagctACAATACTTTTGaggatatattataatataatagaataatataataataataataatataattataattatgggGAAAGTTAAAAGGTGTGGGGAaagtaagagaaaaaaaccttcatgaagaaaaaaattaatgaaaaaaaaatctgaatcaactaagTTAATCATTAAACCTTAGATTCATATCATGAAAacctgataattaaatagaaaaaatttaatattaagaaactataaacaaaaaataaactaaatgcaTAAGCTTTTTTACCATGGATTGCACcgtgcaatccacagtaaaaggcttaaaaaaaaaacaaaggcatacgtcatggattaatttttttttcctacataaaaaatataaaaaaagctaaaatctaAGAATGTTAGGTCTTTCTGTAAGGATATACCCAAAAACCTTGGGTCTAGTTGCAACACTTGACcaaagagtaatatttataatattaataatagtattaaacttacatgacttaagtttaagtgagtctgactgCACACCAGATCCAAAAGCATTGGATGTGGATCTGACTATAAGGTCATgtcatataaatataataattaaaaaaaaaacaaaaaaaaaacaaaaataaaaaaaactgaattaactGCTAAACCTTAACCTTTCGAATcagtatttttatcttattaattttttcttctgattatatctatttatttttaaatactattatttCTCGCTGTGATACTTTGAAAAAAGTCGCCAGCAAGTAGCAACTATCCAATCATAAATAATGAAACGCCATCGTACAGAAACCTAACCGTGTTGCAGTTGAAGAGCGATtcttttcctcacaaaacagcTAGCAAATGCAAAAGTGCAAACTTGACAGAACAGAAACGCAAGTAAAGCGTGTACAAAACCAGTGGCATATAAAGTAATAACAACAGAAACAGAAACCCATTTCtgtaaacagaaaaataaaaataaaaattcgagtcctatatatatatagattagaTCATATGACTAGCCAAGGTAGCCACTACAtctgaaaagagaagaaaagaagcaaGAATCTCGCTGTCATTGTGCTGTCCTGCTCTCCtcagtttctttcttcttcacacAGTTTGCCTTCTTTCCCTTCTGCCTCCAAAAGCCTCTCTTCTCCGCTCAACTTGCAGCCACTAAAacagcctctctctctctctctctctccatctcaCTCTCTTTTGTGCTACTATATTATCCATTTTAATAGTTCATTGATTATTTAGAAGATCTCATGGAGGATCGTAAAGATCAGGTACTCTCCTtctcccttttgttttgtttacggACGTAAAGAATCCAGGAGGAGCAGAGCAAGTCagatttctttctcctttttcttttcttttcacgaGCTTCATCGCTGGCTAAGTTTTCCCCTGCGTAATTCTatgtaaatgaatttaaaaacctTGAGATCTAATCATTTAGTTTTCAATAATTAGACGGTTTCTTGCATGGTTTAGCAACTGAGTTTTACctctcaccttttctttttacccTCTTCATACTCGTGTTTGTGTCGTTTTTGGTCTCAAAAGTTATTACTTGAGTGCTTATTTCGTTACCTCCATGAAACATTCAAACGAAGTAATCATTCACTTTTTTCAAAGCCAAGAACGAGGAAACAGTGAAAGATCATACTTGATTATTTTtacacctttttattttttcaacggTTGCCCCTGTCAATTTTTTCTCACTGTTCATTTCTTcgccatatttttttattttttatttttggatgatAGACGTGTTGAATTAAAATTGCCAACCAAGACTtgaatgttaatgttaatatttgacccttgatattattttaaattacgtGTTTCAATTTTCGACagcattttcaattttcttcttgtttttaacGGTGAGAGTATCTCAGGATACCGAAATTAAGTTATGTGGTTGAGTCTCAGGTAGGCGGTCCACACCCAAACTAGTAGTATATACACGTGGAAATGTTATcgtaaaataaatagaaaccaACTTACCATATCTCTATCAATAATTTAgagtttataataaattaatatttcttggaATCAATACGTTGAGATAATTAATggattgtttatttatatatataatgcattGAATCAAACCACGGGCTTTTGTGtggaatatttttcttttttaagaaatgacAGTATATAATTACACCATGAGATGAGTCTTCAATTTATTAGGAGggataattttcaaaacataagaacaTATGAGTCATTTATCTTATTTAGAGTAAAGAGTGATTttcataagataaaaatatgatttttctgttAAATTTGGATGAAGAAATAGATGGAATAATATATTAGAGAGATGATttatttaaggattaaattgatataattaaagatataaagataaataaaaaatttaagaataaattgatttatttcacctttttttttcttggaatgtTAATAATGTTTCTGTTAatgattcttttgatatgtAATCGAACATgaattaattacatttttttttttggaatgttAAAAATGTTGTCGTTAatgattcttttgatatataatcaaatattaattagttacattatatatttttttcgtgAAGAAAAATGCTCCATGGCTATCAGTGCCACAGTTTGGGGACTGGGACCAGAAGGGTGAATTGCCAGACTACTCCGTAGATTTCTCAAAAATAAGGGAAATGAGGAAACAGAACAAGAGGGATGCCTCAAGAGCCAGTCTTGGCAAAGAAGAAGAGCTAATCAACCCAACAGCAACTACTGCTAAAACCGCTCAAACTCATGATCACCGCCACCATTACCATCAGGACCACCACGACTCTCCAGCAGTAAGATTCTCTCAATAGCTTTATTTGGAAAGCATTATTAAACATAATGTGCCAAGTACTGCTACATCTATGCTAGTAGTGGCTCGTAATTATGAATTAGAGAGAGtaacataataaataatttatgatgatAGTGGCCTCCTTGTGGCGGTGGGAAATTGTTTGGAATTGTTGGTTGTGCTATTAAACTTGGTGGGTCAATGTTGCGACTCAGCAGGTACCGACATATAATCCATTAATAAAAAGCTCAGTCCACTTTGTCGTGGCATCATCGTCCCATTGACCcatctaacaaaaaaagaagaagatgaagaagtaGAGTGAGATGGGGAAAAAACTTTGGTTGGTTGGTAGTCGTACGTGGGACGGCAGACCAGGTTGATTAACCGGATATGATGTATTAAATTCATATGATAAGAATGTAGTGCTTTAAATTAATCTTCTTTTGTGGTTTAGAAATCTATAGCTGAATATACCGAGTATTTTTCACAAATCtatattatttcaaattgaACAGGTGTGTTTCTCTAggtttacattttctttcataaaaattacATGCATGCTTGTATTGCCATGCTTGTATGCTGAAGAGATGTCAATGTTATGTGTGTTGCAGACATGCCagattttatttcaaacttgTCCTAAAAGGCGATAAGATTTGTAATCATGACAAGAATGCCTGCCACAttgatttgttaatttgataGGCACATGGCATTCATTTACGCCATAGAAATGGAATGTTTCAGTACTGTTTCCATCACCTTCTTAGACTCTGGTTGCTGTAAGTCCCTTTTGCCAGATGATCGCTTCTGACTGTTAAAAACAATCAGGAACATGATACATACATTGCATGGTGCTGGTTTAATCTCTTGCAACATGGAAAATGCTTTATCAAGCAAGTGTTCAGTTAATATGGAAATATAAATGCTTCTTGAAATGGTTTAAAACTCCAACCAATGGCATTGATTCTTTGAG is drawn from Populus nigra chromosome 5, ddPopNigr1.1, whole genome shotgun sequence and contains these coding sequences:
- the LOC133693550 gene encoding uncharacterized protein LOC133693550, with translation MEDRKDQKNAPWLSVPQFGDWDQKGELPDYSVDFSKIREMRKQNKRDASRASLGKEEELINPTATTAKTAQTHDHRHHYHQDHHDSPATRRSIFSYFNCCVKA